In the Mauremys mutica isolate MM-2020 ecotype Southern chromosome 13, ASM2049712v1, whole genome shotgun sequence genome, one interval contains:
- the LOC123348396 gene encoding olfactory receptor 8S1-like, whose protein sequence is MESQNNVTEFILLGLSNDPWLKIFLFLVFLVIYLFTLVGNMVIMLAIRTDPQLNSPMYFFLFCLSFLDVFYSTVTIPKMLDNLLSKRKTISVYGCFAQIFLIILSGCTEGFMLSVMAYDRHAAICDPLHYVNIMNKRVCHQLVAAAWTVSFFFALVNTLFLLNVNFCGPNEVTHFICELPSLLALSCTATFTNEMVLLTSVVIFGLSSFIPILVSYIHIISTILRIRSAEGRSKAFSTCSSHITVVCLLYLTALLQYMKPNAAPSVILNELFSIHYSILTPMLNPIIYSLKNKEVKTALWKIYSSRVSDVR, encoded by the coding sequence ATGGAAAGTCAAAACAATGTGACTGAGTTTATTCTTTTGGGACTTTCCAATGACCCATGGCTCAAGATTTTCCTCTTCCTGGTATTTttagttatttacttatttaccCTGGTGGGGAATATGGTGATCATGCTGGCAATAAGGACTGATCCTCAGCTTAATTcacccatgtatttcttcctcttctgcctaTCCTTCCTTGATGTCTTCTACTCCACTGTCACCATCCCCAAGATGCTGGACAACTTACTATCAAAGCGGAAAACTATTTCTGTCTATGGCTGCTTTGCACAGATTTTCCTTATTATACTGTCAGGGTGTACTGAAGGTTTCATGCTTTCAGTGATGGCTTATGACCGACATGCTGCCATATGTGATCCACTGCACTATGTGAACATCATGAACAAGCGAGTCTGCCATCAGCTGGTGGCTGCTGCATGGACAGTGAGTTTTTTCTTTGCACTTGTCAACACTCTTTTTCTATTAAATGTAAATTTTTGCGGACCCAATGAAGTCACTCATTTCATCTGTGAGCTCCCTTCACTGCTAGCTCTGTCCTGCACCGCGACTTTCACCAATGAAATGGTACTTCTTACATCCGTTGTGATATTTGGATTGAGCTCCTTCATCCCCATTTTGGTCTCTTATATTcacatcatctccaccatcctgaggaTACGCTCCGCAGAAGGCAGgagtaaagccttctccacctgcagctcccacatcaCCGTGGTGTGTTTATTGTACCTGACGGCTCTCTTACAATATATGAAACCCAATGCAGCACCCTCTGTGATTCTAAATGAACTCTTCTCCATCCACTACAGCATCTTAACTCCCATGTTAAACCCCATTATTTACAGCCTTAAAAATAAAGAAGTGAAAACGGCTCTGTGGAAAATATACTCAAGTCGTGTTAGTGATGTTCGTTAG